Sequence from the Erythrolamprus reginae isolate rEryReg1 chromosome 2, rEryReg1.hap1, whole genome shotgun sequence genome:
ACTCCAGGAAAATGAAAATCTGTACACTCCTGGGAAACAGTTGCAAAATCTCTTTTGATCCCACTATATGAACTGATGCGATTGTCCACAAGCAAGACTAGACCACAAAGGGAAGTTGAATAAAGTGATAGTGCTGTTTGAAGACGGTGGAGTTTGACTCCGCTGCGGTGACTGCGCTTGTGCTTGCAGAAATCTAGCATATCTGCCCTCAATAGTCGCAGATTATGCATGGTTTTCAGCTGTGCTCCCAAATGGATAGTGAAACTTTCTTCCAATTGCCTCTGGTCCTCAAAGAGTCTTCCAGTTCCTTCTTCAGATTCTCTCCACTGATTGGGAGTAACTTTGATCTCATCACCAATATTACTGTTGGGATTTTTCAGATCCTGGTGAACTTTTACCACCCATTCTTGATACTCCTGTTTCTGGATTGCTGTGGTTTGTTTCAGTTCACTGCTCCACTTGTTCTCCAGTAGctgctgggattcaaagtgcttAGCTGCCAACATGTTGACATCTTGATCCGTTAATGATTTCCCCAGTTCTTGCATCACCTTATCCATTTCTGCCCTTTGCCTTTCTCGCAGTTTTTTAAGCTCCACATCCCTCTCGCTTATTAATTCGGAGATGCTAACGAAATAATTATGTTCCAAGTTTAACAGAGTTTCTGAGGCAGGTGAGTGGATCAAGTCATGATAAACATCTGCAAAATCTTCGTCCCAGCTGGGATCTTCTGGCCTGGCATGTTCGGAGGTGGCTTCAGTGTAAGCTTGGGCCCAAGCCTTGGCCAATTGGTCTAAATCCATTTTGCCAGATTTCACAGCTTCCAGAGCCGCTTCGGCTTCTCGGTCAAAATCTTCCCCGGATTCCTCTTCTATGAATTTAGCCAGAGATTCTTTCAAGCCCTTTTCTACGAAGCAAGGCAAATTATGAAGCAGCATCAGACGCCTAGGCAAATGACTAACGTTTTCTTGGACGGGGAACCTCAGCGGCACGGTTAGCAGGAAATGCTGGTTCCCGGCCTTGAATTCATACACAAATTCTCTCTCCATTCTGCaggcttttcccccctcctcctttcctcagtgACTCTTCCTTACGAGGTTTAGGCGCCTTCTTCAAAGAGTTTCCAATTCACGCCCTTTTCAAAATAGAAGTAATAGAATTAAAAGCgttgaaggggaaaaaacccctacCCCAACAGGCGGTTCCGCTTCTGAAGCGCCCGCTCCTTTTAAAATGGGGGCCGGCTTCCGGAGCGTGTCGAGAAAAGGCTTCGCGGCCCGCTGCCTCTTCGAGCATTAATAAGCGGGCGGCGTCGCCGTTTTGTGGAAACAGGCGGCATGCGAATCCCCGGCCGTGCCTGGGGCTTCCGGGGGGCGGCCAGGCCGAAGAGGccgagccgccgccgccgccgccgccgcacagTTATCACAGTCCTGAGCCACCGGTGTGAGGGAGGCTTTGAGGACCGACCGCTTACCTTTCAAGAGGCGAGACGGGAACTCCGCCGCCAGGCCCAGCCTCCCGCAGCTGAGAGGGGCGGGCCTGCGCGCTAGTCGGGgtggagagacacagagagagtgagagatcgAGGGCCGGCCTTGGTAGGCTCAGCCCCTGTCGGGTCGTTGTTTACATCCGTCCCGCTCGGGTCTCCCTC
This genomic interval carries:
- the FERRY3 gene encoding ferry endosomal RAB5 effector complex subunit 3: MEREFVYEFKAGNQHFLLTVPLRFPVQENVSHLPRRLMLLHNLPCFVEKGLKESLAKFIEEESGEDFDREAEAALEAVKSGKMDLDQLAKAWAQAYTEATSEHARPEDPSWDEDFADVYHDLIHSPASETLLNLEHNYFVSISELISERDVELKKLRERQRAEMDKVMQELGKSLTDQDVNMLAAKHFESQQLLENKWSSELKQTTAIQKQEYQEWVVKVHQDLKNPNSNIGDEIKVTPNQWRESEEGTGRLFEDQRQLEESFTIHLGAQLKTMHNLRLLRADMLDFCKHKRSHRSGVKLHRLQTALSLYSTSLCGLVLLVDNRISSYSGIKRDFATVSQECTDFHFPGVQEQLEVVQQVVLYARAQRSSKVKRLNEAGNRNSGNEDKSKNGEQNQSNIFPGEFYITRHSNLSEIHVTFHLCVDDNVRSGNITARDPAIMGLRNILKVCCTHDITTISIPLLLVHDMSEEMTISWCLKRAELVFKCVKGFMMEMASWDGGISRTVQFLVPQSISEEMFYQLSNMLPQIFCVSSTLTLTSKH